In Tachysurus vachellii isolate PV-2020 chromosome 10, HZAU_Pvac_v1, whole genome shotgun sequence, the following proteins share a genomic window:
- the hhipl1 gene encoding HHIP-like protein 1 yields MRGVILLYLSGLLCSAPARGHPQCLDFKPPFQPLQELQFCAMYKHFGCCDFARDQELMKKFYSIMDNFEYYGYANCAGYVQDLLCQECSPYAAHLFDAEDPSTPLRSIPGLCPDYCSIFYSKCRATIPLLSDDPHLSQLEHNRTGLCRYLELDDSDYCFPHILSNEALNKNLGRVTADTDGCLQLCLEEVANGLRNPLAMVHANDGTHRFFIAEQVGLVWAYLPDKSKLAKPFLNITKTVLTSPWEGDERGFLGLAFHPRFKYNGKLYVYYSVEVGFDERIRISEFRISASDMNVVDHTSERVILEIDEPASNHNGGQLLFADDGYLYIFTGDGGMAGDPFGKFGNAQNKSALLGKVLRIDVDDNEKGPLYRIPPDNPFVHERDARPEVYAYGVRNMWRCSVDRGDPHTKEGKGRIFCGDVGQNKYEEIDLVEKGRNYGWRAREGFSCYDKKLCSNSSLDDVLPIYAYPHKMGKSVTGGYVYRGCQYPNLNGMYIFGDFMSGRLMSLKENRNMRRWDYSEICMGFGRTCAFPGLINNYYPYVISFGEDEAGELYFLSTEVPSAMSPTGVVYKFADPSRRAPPGKCHYTSLPVQVKSKLVTFEPKETLIGVEIPTKRPKLSEAKPTESPHEPTKDWIQELLDALRLEEEYDVMGKTTPFTTTTTTTTNTVPKHSRKGRRKKGKKPENGAVRLMGDDQGRKDRGRVEIYIDGKWGTVCDDLWITQNAAVVCRQLGYDYALKASTHAEFGEGKHLRILLDDVQCEGTEETLLNCQHNGVGKHNCHHHEDAGVICGSF; encoded by the exons ATGCGCGGTGtgattttgttgtatttgtcgGGATTGTTATGTTCCGCACCTGCGCGCGGTCACCCGCAGTGTTTGGACTTCAAGCCGCCGTTCCAGCCGCTGCAGGAGCTGCAGTTCTGCGCCATGTACAAGCACTTCGGCTGCTGCGACTTCGCCAGAGACCAAGAGCTCATGAAGAAGTTTTACAGCATCATGGACAACTTCGAATACTACGGCTATGCGAATTGTGCCGGGTACGTGCAAGACCTTCTGTGTCAG GAATGCTCACCGTACGCTGCGCATCTTTTTGATGCCGAAGATCCCAGTACACCCCTGAGATCCATTCCAGGACTGTGTCCAGACTACTGCTCTATCTTCTACTCTAAATGTAGAGCCACCATCCCTCTGCTATCAGACGACCCACACCTGTCACAGCTAGAACACAACCGCACCGGTCTCTGTCGGTATCTAGAGCTGGACGATTCAGACTACTGCTTCCCTCACATCCTGAGCAACGAAGCCTTAAACAAAAACCTGGGACGCGTCACGGCGGATACTGATGGCTGCCTCCAGCTGTGTTTGGAGGAAGTAGCTAATGGACTTAGAAACCCTTTAGCTATGGTGCACGCCAACGACGGCACCCACAGGTTTTTTATCGCAGAGCAAGTCGGCCTGGTTTGGGCGTATCTTCCAGACAAGTCGAAGTTGGCAAAGCCGTTCCTGAACATCACAAAGACTGTGCTGACATCTCCTTGGGAAGGCGACGAACGTGGATTCCTGGGGCTTGCGTTCCATCCCAGGTTTAAGTACAACGGAAAGCTGTACGTCTACTACTCCGTAGAGGTGGGTTTCGACGAAAGGATCCGAATCAGCGAGTTTCGGATCTCAGCTTCGGATATGAACGTTGTTGACCATACTTCTGAAAG AGTTATATTAGAGATCGATGAACCTGCTTCGAATCACAACGGAGGCCAGCTGCTCTTTGCTGACGATGGCTACTTGTACATCTTCACCGGAGATGGTGGCATGGCCGGAGACCCTTTTGGAAAATTTGGGAATGCACAGAACAA gtCTGCACTTCTTGGTAAAGTCCTTCGCATCGACGTGGATGACAACGAGAAGGGGCCATTGTACCGAATCCCTCCTGACAACCCGTTTGTTCACGAGCGTGACGCTCGGCCCGAGGTTTACGCCTATGGCGTGAGgaacatgtggaggtgctctgTGGACAGAGGTGACCCTCACACAAAGGAGGGAAAAGGACGCATCTTCTGTGGCGACGTGGGCCAGAATAAATACGAGGAAATAGATCTGGTGGAGAAAGGCAGGAACTACGGCTGGAGAGCGAGAGAAGGTTTCTCTTGTTATGACAAGAAACTATGTTCCAACAGCTCTTTAG ATGACGTTCTTCCGATTTATGCATATCCTCATAAGATGGGGAAATCGGTGACGGGAGGATACGTCTACCGAGGCTGTCAATACCCCAACTTAAACGGAATGTACATATTCGGAGACTTTATGAGTGG ACGTTTGATGAGTCTAAAGGAGAACCGTAACATGCGCCGATGGGATTACAGTGAGATCTGCATGGGCTTCGGCCGGACCTGTGCGTTTCCAGGCCTCATTAACAATTACTACCCGTATGTCATTTCTTTTGGTGAGGATGAAGCAG GTGAACTCTACTTCCTGTCTACTGAAGTTCCAAGCGCAATGTCGCCCACTGGAGTTGTGTATAAGTTCGCTGATCCGTCACG ACGTGCTCCACCTGGAAAATGTCATTACACCTCCCTCCCAGTGCAAGTCAAGAGCAAGCTCGTAACATTCGAGCCAAAGGAAA CATTAATTGGCGTTGAAATACCAACAAAACGACCCAAACTCTCAGAAGCAAAACCAACAGAATCTCCGCATGAACCAACGAAAGACTGGATTCAAGAGTTGTTAGACGCCCTGAGACTGGAGGAAGAGTACGATGTTATGGGTAAGACCACACCATTTACGACTactacaaccaccaccaccaacaccgtTCCGAAACATTCCCGAAAAGGCAGAAGGAAAAAAGGTAAGAAGCCTGAAAACGGTGCCGTGAGACTGATGGGAGATGATCAAGGACGAAAAGACCGTGGCAGAGTGGAAATCTACATCGACGGGAAATGGGGTACCGTCTGTGATGATCTCTGGATCACCCAAAACGCTGCAGTGGTGTGTCGACAGCTAGGATATGACTACGCTTTAAAAGCCTCCACACATGCTGAGTTTGGGGAAGGGAAGCACTTGAGGATACTCCtagatgatgtacagtgtgaaggAACAGAAGAAACCCTTCTGAACTGCCAGCATAACGGTGTAGGTAAACACAACTGCCATCATCACGAGGACGCAGGCGTCATATGCGGTTCCTTCTGA